The Argopecten irradians isolate NY chromosome 6, Ai_NY, whole genome shotgun sequence genome has a window encoding:
- the LOC138325001 gene encoding neurocalcin-like: MGNSVSTEGLAKEFQVSQSEIIELKKIYKENCGRSRFLSREKFRKVYNKVFPGDASQFADIMFNKFDTDNNGRVDMREFIIGLLMSDAKDVNKKIEFAFEMYDIDKSGTISRDEVIQISQAYSRMYNTDEGTMVADRLFEYMDKNRDEEISFEEFSEAARSNSEILNLLFPKPPGST; the protein is encoded by the exons ATGGGAAACAGCGTCAGTACAGAAGGACTAGCCAAAGAGTTCCAAGTGTCACAATCTGAAATTATAGAACTAAAGAAGATATATAAGGAAAACTGTGGACGAAGTCGTTTCTTATCAAGAGAGAAATTTAGGAAAGTATACAACAAAGTGTTTCCGGGAGACGCCTCTCAGTTTGCTGacataatgtttaataaattTGATACAGACAACAACGGGAGGGTGGACATGAGAGAATTTATCATCGGCCTTCTAATGAGTGACGCCAAGGATGTCAACAAGAAAATAGAGTTCGCCTTCGAAATGTACGATATTGACAAGTCGGGTACGATCTCTAGGGATGAGGTCATACAGATATCTCAG GCTTACTCGCGGATGTATAACACGGATGAAGGTACTATGGTCGCTGATCGCTTGTTTGAATATATGGACAAAAACAGAGACGAGGAGATCTCGTTTGAGGAATTCAGTGAAGCTGCACGATCTAATTCGGAAATTCTAAATCTTCTTTTCCCCAAACCTCCAGGGAGTACATAG